A part of Miscanthus floridulus cultivar M001 chromosome 6, ASM1932011v1, whole genome shotgun sequence genomic DNA contains:
- the LOC136458360 gene encoding basal body protein 10-like — protein sequence MVASMSQELRGRSAAAMAADHALPLASSAPSWPVSTHPAAAAVYYLGLSFALAQGRAAALFNLGGARRRGCRWSRAMEHALRDKIAALERQVEELRHRRAEDARANEKVAGIFASHEQRWFAERKSLRRQVHAVVAAARVREAKREEEAAELRRQLEEQRDTVVLKDRALEQEVQRRQGAEERLQAAERSAEELRERAGREALEHAAEVRKHKAAFVELASAQRHLEADLARAARLADTAEAELRAALERRDEAAATVADLSAEAARLRRDADHKDKILSAMLRKSKIDMEDREMLVREVKMCKARRKQAELEADRWRKMWESRAHRRGSSRSSARGADADLPLPAGSSADKLLAPDAVARATNDTTKILFVDHVEGDGKKDHRQAPAKELTTIECVDRYASHVDDKPAVEEYQGLQEWFQMETKKYTAMIKHRHTAEIEAFTEQLRLKDEKLEAFQWRAVSMDVEATRLRSRIQELEGRLARHEKHSAGLEALLLDRDNENRALEEQLETLQAQAPGVDICTPPGGQDDGPDDQCIPCSPVKVVQRTMSSGSSRHQEGTEVSKCHRAETKLDEPVCVSPEDHKEDWKELDVHATETLVVSVGDLACAAAASTSMEHGRHDNAPASRRSFRSEIEEEKEVYTDPGNAQTTGSSSQEQEATSELALVALPPGQKSSAWKTDIHAMAVSYKIKRLKQQLLVLEKLANECKEEAAATKPSGSEASCSSSRQQPRSRYHTMMSFLSKHVKRYQSLDDKIDDLCARMEESKRSAGRERHGVGEQSQSQSQSAALGQLLDETFQLQRFMVATGQKLLETQSRIAPGLARDRSGGGGGDGDGVDMKRLMEVAGALLRDVQRGLGVRIARIIGDLEGTLTFHGILRTTR from the exons ATGGTGGCTAGTATGAGCCAAGAACTACGGGGGAGGTCGGCGGCCGCGATGGCGGCTGATCACGCGCTGCCATTGGCGTCATCGGCGCCGTCCTGGCCGGTCTCGACGCAccccgcggccgccgccgtcTACTACCTCGGCCTTTCTTTCGCTCTGGCGCAGGGGAGAGCTGCCGCCTTGTTCAATCTTGGTGGCGCGAGGCGGCGGGGGTGCCGGTGGTCGCGCGCCATGGAGCACGCGCTGCGGGATAAGATCGCGGCGCTGGAGCGCCAGGTCGAGGAGCTCCGCCACCGGCGGGCCGAGGACGCCCGGGCCAACGAGAAGGTGGCGGGAATCTTCGCGTCCCACGAGCAGCGGTGGTTCGCGGAGCGCAAGTCCCTGCGGCGGCAGGTGCACGCCGTCGTGGCCGCGGCGCGCGTGCGCGAGGCCAAGCGCGAGGAGGAGGCCGCGGAGCTGAGGCGCCAGCTGGAGGAGCAGCGGGACACGGTGGTGCTCAAGGACAGGGCCCTGGAGCAGGAGGTCCAGAGGCGGCAGGGCGCGGAGGAGCGGCTGCAGGCCGCGGAGCGGTCCGCGGAGGAGCTGCGGGAGCGCGCCGGCAGGGAGGCGCTGGAGCACGCGGCCGAGGTGCGCAAGCACAAGGCGGCGTTCGTGGAGCTCGCGTCCGCGCAGCGGCACCTGGAGGCGGACCTGgcccgcgccgcgcgcctcgcGGACACGGCGGAGGCCGAGCTCCGGGCCGCGCTGGAGCGCCGCGACGAGGCGGCCGCCACGGTCGCCGATCTCTCCGCCGAGGCCGCGCGCCTGCGCCGGGACGCGGACCACAAGGACAAGATCCTCTCCGCGATGCTGCGCAAGTCCAAGATCGATATGGAGGACAGGGAGATGCTGGTAAGGGAGGTCAAGATGTGCAAGGCCAGGCGGAAGCAGGCGGAACTGGAGGCCGACCGGTGGCGCAAGATGTGGGAGTCCCGTGCCCACCGCCGGGGCTCCTCCAGGTCGTCGGCGCGGGGCGCGGACGCCGACCTGCCGCTGCCGGCCGGGAGCTCCGCCGACAAGCTGCTGGCCCCCGACGCCGTGGCGCGCGCCACCAATGACACAACCAAGATACTGTTCGTGGACCACGTCGAGGGCGACGGCAAGAAGGACCACCGGCAGGCGCCGGCGAAGGAGCTGACCACCATTGAATGTGTCGACCGCTATGCCAGCCACGTCGACGACAAGCCCG CTGTGGAGGAATACCAAGGCCTGCAGGAGTGGTTCCAGATGGAGACGAAGAAGTACACGGCCATGATCAAGCACCGGCACACGGCGGAGATCGAGGCGTTCACGGAGCAGCTCCGGCTCAAGGACGAGAAGCTGGAGGCATTCCAGTGGCGGGCGGTGAGCATGGACGTCGAGGCGACGCGTCTCCGGAGCCGGATCCAGGAGCTGGAGGGCCGTCTCGCACGGCACGAAAAGCACAGCGCCGGTCTGGAGGCCCTGCTCCTGGACAGGGACAACGAGAACAGAGCACTCGAGGAGCAGCTGGAGACGCTCCAAGCGCAGGCCCCTGGTGTGGATATCTGCACGCCGCCCGGTGGCCAAGACGACGGCCCCGACGACCAGTGCATCCCTTGTTCGCCCGTGAAGGTCGTCCAGAGAACAATGTCATCCGGAAGCTCGCGGCATCAAGAGGGCACCGAGGTCAGCAAGTGTCATCGTGCAGAGACGAAGCTGGACGAGCCAGTCTGTGTCTCCCCAGAAGATCACAAGGAGGATTGGAAGGAGCTGGATGTGCATGCGACAGAGACGCTTGTCGTCTCGGTCGGGGATCTAGCGTGCGCCGCGGCTGCATCAACGTCCATGGAACACGGACGACATGATAATGCCCCGGCGAGCCGGCGGTCTTTCAGGTCTGAGatcgaggaggagaaggaggtcTACACCGATCCGGGCAATGCACAGACGACAGGTAGTAGCTCCCAAGAGCAAGAGGCGACGTCTGAGCTCGCGCTCGTTGCCTTGCCGCCTGGCCAGAAGAGCTCCGCTTGGAAGACAGACATCCATGCGATGGCGGTGTCGTACAAGATCAAGAGGCTGAAGCAGCAGCTGCTGGTGCTGGAGAAGCTGGCCAACGAATGCAAGGAGGAGGCCGCGGCGACGAAGCCGTCAGGGAGTGAAGccagttgcagcagcagcaggcagcagccgAGGTCGAGGTACCACACGATGATGTCGTTCCTGAGCAAGCACGTCAAGCGGTACCAGTCCCTCGACGACAAGATTGACGACCTCTGCGCAAGAATG GAGGAGAGCAAGAGGAGCGCGGGGCGGGAACGGCACGGCGTGGGGGAgcagagccagagccagagccagagcgCGGCGCTGGGGCAGCTCCTGGATGAGACGTTCCAGCTGCAGCGGTTCATGGTGGCCACGGGGCAGAAGCTTCTGGAGACGCAGTCCAGGATCGCGCCGGGCCTCGCGCGCGaccgctccggcggcggcggcggcgatggagacGGCGTGGACATGAAGAGGCTGATGGAGGTGGCCGGGGCGCTGCTGAGGGACGTGCAGAGAGGGCTGGGGGTGCGAATCGCGCGGATCATCGGGGACCTCGAGGGCACGCTCACCTTCCACGGCATCCTCCGCACCACgcgctga